A window of Clostridium botulinum BKT015925 contains these coding sequences:
- a CDS encoding CBS domain-containing protein produces the protein MEVKNIMTKTVATINPEDTVERAAQMMSEYNVGSIPVCRGEEVVGIVTDRDITLRSSAQGKNVHQQKVKDIMSSNPVIANPSMDVNEVARLMGERQIRRLPVVEDDKVVGIVALGDLAVESQCLDKNKNTLGEISTPATPNI, from the coding sequence ATGGAAGTAAAAAATATAATGACAAAAACCGTAGCCACTATAAATCCAGAGGATACAGTGGAACGTGCAGCTCAAATGATGAGTGAATACAATGTAGGTTCAATTCCAGTTTGCAGAGGAGAAGAAGTAGTTGGAATAGTTACGGATAGAGATATTACATTAAGATCATCTGCTCAAGGTAAAAATGTTCATCAGCAAAAAGTTAAAGATATAATGTCTTCAAATCCAGTGATTGCAAATCCTAGTATGGATGTTAATGAAGTTGCAAGATTAATGGGTGAAAGACAAATAAGAAGACTTCCAGTAGTGGAAGACGATAAAGTTGTTGGAATTGTAGCATTAGGTGATTTAGCGGTTGAATCACAGTGCCTAGATAAAAATAAAAATACATTAGGTGAGATATCAACTCCTGCAACTCCTAATATTTAA
- a CDS encoding YegS/Rv2252/BmrU family lipid kinase, with protein MNKVKFIYNPYSGENAIIGEMDNVIMIHQKHGYIVEPFRISKGFNLKAAFENIDDSFKYILVAGGDGTVDSVVNCMKSLRIDLPIGILPVGTANDFAKAIGISRNIKKACKQILDSEPIPLDLGKINDKYFINVASTGLFTDVSQKTDVNLKNTIGKLAYYVKGIEQIPNFRKLKIKVTSNHMQFDDHMYLMLVFNGETAGNFRLAYKADLTDGLLDVIIVKAGMIKDIIGLFIKILKGEHLEGTKGITYFKTDKLTIECYEDIVTDIDGERGPDFPVTIECIKGGIKVLGVKK; from the coding sequence ATGAATAAAGTAAAGTTTATTTACAATCCGTATTCAGGTGAAAATGCTATTATAGGTGAAATGGATAATGTTATAATGATTCATCAAAAGCATGGATATATAGTGGAACCTTTTAGAATTTCAAAAGGCTTTAATTTGAAGGCTGCTTTTGAAAACATAGATGATAGCTTCAAATATATATTAGTAGCAGGTGGAGACGGAACAGTAGACAGCGTAGTAAATTGTATGAAGTCATTAAGGATTGATTTACCTATAGGAATTCTTCCTGTTGGAACAGCAAATGATTTTGCTAAAGCTATAGGAATTTCACGTAATATAAAGAAGGCTTGTAAGCAAATATTAGATAGTGAACCTATACCATTAGATTTAGGTAAAATAAATGATAAATATTTTATAAACGTAGCAAGTACAGGCCTTTTTACAGATGTATCTCAGAAAACTGATGTTAACTTAAAAAATACTATAGGAAAACTTGCTTACTATGTTAAAGGAATAGAGCAAATTCCTAATTTTAGAAAACTAAAAATAAAGGTTACGTCTAATCATATGCAATTTGATGATCATATGTATTTAATGCTAGTTTTTAATGGAGAAACAGCTGGAAATTTTCGTTTAGCTTATAAAGCAGATTTAACGGATGGATTACTTGATGTAATTATAGTAAAAGCGGGTATGATAAAGGATATAATAGGATTATTTATAAAAATTCTAAAGGGAGAACATCTAGAAGGAACAAAAGGTATAACATATTTTAAAACAGATAAGTTAACAATAGAATGTTATGAAGATATAGTTACTGATATAGATGGAGAAAGGGGTCCCGATTTCCCTGTAACTATAGAATGCATAAAAGGTGGAATTAAAGTTTTAGGAGTAAAAAAGTAA
- a CDS encoding YgiQ family radical SAM protein — protein sequence MKLNKEFLPICKEDLKKRNIDQLDFIIITGDAYVDHPSFGTAIISRVLQSQGFTVGIIPQPNWHSVDDFRKLGKPKYAFLINSGNMDSMVNHYTASKKKRHNDLFSPGGESGHRPDRAIIVYCNKAREAFKGVPIIIGGIEASLRRFSHYDYWDNKLRRSLLLDSKADLLIYGMGEKTVVQIADLLKYGMDIKDITNIQGTVYATNNLDNVTNYIEVPSYEECIESKKAYAESFKLEYYEQDSINGKNIVQKHDNRYIVQNKPQDTLTESEMDAVYNLPFTRTYHPIYESKGGIPAINEVKFSITSHRGCYGGCSFCALNFHQGRSIQNRSQQSVIDEAKLLTTLDDFKGYIHDIGGPTANFRHKACDKQKKLGVCKNKQCLFPTPCKNLKVDHSEYLDLLRKVRKLPKIKKVFIRSGIRFDYLIADKKDTFFKELCEHHISGQLKVAPEHINDVVLKAMGKPKNEVYENFETKYKSINDKLGKKQFLVPYLISSHPGSDLKIAIELACYIKHMGHSPEQVQDFYPTPGSLSTTMYYTEINPLTSEKIYVAKTFEEKSMQRALLQFSKPENYNLVKKALIKAGREDLIGFGKECLIPPRQIKSKNTNFKKKNSTSKNNTKSNSSKKEDCNSNRKSKNTFKNKSSNKKTRRTGR from the coding sequence ATGAAATTAAACAAAGAATTTTTACCTATTTGCAAAGAAGACTTAAAAAAAAGAAATATAGATCAATTAGATTTTATTATTATAACTGGTGATGCATACGTAGATCATCCTTCCTTTGGTACAGCTATAATAAGCCGTGTTTTACAAAGTCAAGGATTTACTGTAGGTATTATACCTCAACCTAATTGGCATAGTGTAGATGACTTTAGAAAACTTGGAAAACCTAAGTATGCTTTTTTAATTAATTCAGGCAATATGGACTCTATGGTAAATCATTATACTGCTTCCAAAAAGAAAAGACACAACGATTTATTTTCTCCCGGTGGAGAAAGTGGTCATAGACCTGATAGAGCAATAATTGTTTATTGTAATAAGGCTCGTGAGGCTTTTAAAGGCGTTCCTATAATTATAGGTGGCATTGAAGCTAGCCTTAGAAGATTTTCTCACTATGATTATTGGGATAATAAACTTAGACGAAGTCTATTACTTGATTCTAAAGCAGACTTACTAATATATGGCATGGGCGAAAAAACAGTCGTTCAAATTGCTGACCTTCTTAAATATGGAATGGATATAAAAGATATAACCAACATACAAGGTACTGTTTATGCAACTAATAATTTAGATAATGTTACTAATTATATAGAAGTTCCTTCATATGAAGAGTGCATTGAAAGTAAAAAAGCTTATGCTGAAAGCTTTAAATTAGAATATTACGAGCAAGATAGTATAAACGGAAAAAATATAGTTCAAAAACATGACAATAGATATATTGTTCAAAATAAACCTCAAGATACATTAACCGAAAGTGAAATGGATGCAGTATATAATTTACCTTTCACTAGAACATATCATCCTATATATGAATCTAAAGGTGGAATTCCTGCTATTAACGAAGTTAAATTTTCAATTACAAGTCATAGAGGTTGTTATGGGGGGTGTTCCTTCTGCGCACTTAACTTCCATCAAGGAAGAAGCATACAAAATAGAAGTCAACAATCAGTTATTGATGAAGCTAAACTTCTTACAACTTTAGATGACTTTAAGGGATATATACATGATATTGGAGGTCCTACTGCAAACTTTAGACACAAAGCCTGTGATAAACAAAAGAAATTAGGCGTATGTAAAAATAAACAATGTCTTTTCCCAACTCCTTGTAAAAATTTAAAAGTCGATCATAGTGAATACTTAGACTTACTAAGAAAAGTAAGAAAACTTCCTAAAATAAAGAAAGTTTTTATAAGATCGGGGATAAGATTTGACTATTTAATAGCAGATAAAAAAGATACATTCTTTAAAGAATTATGTGAACATCATATTAGTGGTCAATTAAAAGTTGCTCCTGAACATATAAATGATGTTGTTCTCAAAGCTATGGGAAAACCTAAAAATGAGGTTTACGAAAACTTTGAAACTAAGTATAAATCTATAAATGACAAATTAGGTAAGAAACAATTTTTAGTTCCATACCTTATATCAAGTCACCCTGGAAGTGATTTGAAAATAGCAATTGAACTTGCATGTTATATAAAACATATGGGCCATAGTCCCGAACAAGTACAGGATTTTTATCCTACTCCAGGTAGCTTATCAACTACCATGTATTATACAGAAATAAATCCTCTTACTAGTGAAAAAATTTATGTTGCAAAAACTTTTGAAGAAAAATCTATGCAAAGAGCATTATTACAATTTTCAAAACCCGAAAACTATAATTTAGTAAAAAAAGCTCTTATAAAAGCTGGCAGAGAAGATTTAATCGGATTTGGTAAAGAGTGTCTTATACCACCAAGACAAATAAAATCTAAGAACACTAATTTTAAGAAGAAAAATAGTACTTCTAAAAATAACACTAAATCTAATTCTTCAAAAAAGGAAGATTGTAATTCTAATAGAAAATCAAAAAATACTTTTAAAAATAAATCTTCTAATAAAAAAACAAGAAGAACGGGAAGATAA
- a CDS encoding magnesium transporter: MKKLNSFYLSQALHKNIYDEYDDHIGKLVDIYVTTGEGYPKAIGYKVKKSGEIYNYEFRNIEVFNEIGKIVIKVRGVKDIIPWAYSYLLSEHLLDKQIVDVNGKKVVRVNDLIMASITSDIRVIAVETGFLALSRRRGFEGVVKCFYKLFRKPIYDKTIMWDDVESLEMIDDSLKISVPYRRISELHPADIADILEELDLKYRNKIFESLDEHLAADTLEEIEPEIQADILETMNQSKMSRILNNMSNDEIADILEEVDEEMAEKLLLTLQTEDEEKVRDLMRYEEETVGSVMNTDFVAFNVNITAAETIELLKEIHPEEKISYNIYITDQKEKLEGVVPFRQLIFCDGNMKLRDIMKKEFIKLKDDENIDSAITKFVKYDLITIPVIDKEEKLQGIVIVNDIVEEYLGEKIKRKLKRVV; encoded by the coding sequence ATGAAAAAACTTAATAGTTTTTATTTAAGTCAGGCACTCCATAAAAATATTTATGATGAATATGATGATCATATAGGTAAGCTTGTGGATATATATGTTACCACTGGAGAAGGATATCCTAAAGCTATAGGATATAAGGTTAAAAAAAGTGGAGAAATTTATAACTATGAGTTTAGAAATATTGAGGTATTCAATGAGATTGGAAAAATTGTTATAAAGGTAAGAGGGGTAAAAGATATAATTCCATGGGCTTATTCATATCTTTTGTCAGAACATTTATTAGACAAGCAGATAGTAGACGTAAATGGTAAAAAAGTAGTTAGAGTTAATGATCTTATAATGGCAAGTATTACTTCTGATATTAGGGTAATAGCTGTTGAAACTGGATTTTTAGCTTTAAGTAGAAGACGTGGGTTTGAGGGAGTAGTGAAATGTTTTTATAAATTATTTAGAAAGCCTATATATGATAAAACTATAATGTGGGATGATGTTGAGTCATTGGAGATGATTGATGATAGTTTAAAGATATCAGTTCCTTATAGAAGAATATCTGAATTACATCCTGCTGATATTGCTGACATATTAGAAGAATTAGATTTAAAATATAGAAATAAAATATTTGAAAGTTTAGATGAGCATTTAGCAGCTGATACATTAGAAGAAATAGAACCGGAAATTCAAGCAGACATATTAGAAACAATGAATCAAAGTAAGATGTCTAGAATTTTAAATAACATGTCTAATGATGAGATTGCGGATATTTTGGAAGAAGTTGATGAGGAAATGGCAGAAAAGTTATTACTTACACTACAAACAGAGGATGAAGAGAAGGTAAGAGATCTTATGAGGTATGAGGAAGAAACTGTTGGTAGTGTGATGAATACGGATTTTGTTGCGTTCAATGTAAATATTACTGCTGCTGAAACAATAGAACTTTTAAAGGAAATACATCCTGAAGAAAAAATTAGTTATAATATTTATATAACAGATCAAAAAGAAAAATTAGAAGGGGTAGTACCTTTTAGACAATTAATATTTTGTGATGGTAATATGAAACTTAGAGATATAATGAAAAAAGAATTTATAAAATTAAAAGATGATGAAAATATAGATAGTGCTATTACAAAGTTTGTAAAATATGATCTTATAACGATTCCGGTTATTGATAAAGAAGAAAAATTACAAGGAATTGTTATAGTAAATGATATAGTTGAAGAATATTTAGGAGAAAAAATAAAAAGAAAACTAAAAAGAGTTGTTTAA
- the sleB gene encoding spore cortex-lytic enzyme has product MKGRLDCKRICLLVVVLLFSYAGVPRNIIPYYNAIKTSVYKYGTKDSIVTEIQRRLKAWDYYDGELDGKYGYETYLAVKEFQRKNDLTVDGIVGDDTLASLGINDGKGGGQSTVASNNATSNNSDVMLLARLINGEARGEPYEGQVAVGAVVLNRTRDSRFPSSIAGVIYQPGAFTAIVDGQINAELEQSSIKAARDALNGWDPSDGAVYYFNPDTATSGWIWSRPLIKIIGKHRFCS; this is encoded by the coding sequence ATGAAAGGTAGATTGGATTGTAAGAGGATATGTTTACTGGTAGTAGTATTATTGTTTTCATATGCTGGTGTTCCTCGAAATATAATCCCATATTATAATGCTATTAAGACTTCTGTATATAAGTATGGAACTAAAGATTCCATTGTAACGGAAATACAAAGAAGATTAAAAGCATGGGACTATTATGATGGGGAGTTAGATGGTAAATATGGATATGAGACATATTTAGCTGTAAAGGAATTTCAAAGAAAAAATGATCTCACAGTAGATGGAATAGTAGGAGATGATACTTTGGCTTCTCTCGGAATAAATGATGGAAAAGGAGGAGGGCAAAGTACCGTAGCGTCAAATAATGCTACATCCAATAATTCAGATGTAATGTTACTTGCAAGATTAATAAATGGGGAAGCTAGAGGTGAACCATATGAAGGTCAAGTAGCTGTTGGAGCCGTAGTATTAAATAGAACTAGAGATTCAAGATTTCCATCTTCAATAGCAGGAGTTATATATCAACCAGGGGCTTTTACAGCTATAGTTGATGGACAGATAAATGCGGAACTTGAGCAAAGTTCAATTAAAGCAGCGCGAGATGCTTTAAATGGATGGGATCCATCAGACGGAGCGGTATATTACTTTAATCCTGATACTGCGACAAGTGGGTGGATTTGGTCTAGACCACTCATAAAAATAATAGGAAAACATAGATTTTGTAGTTAG
- the epsC gene encoding serine O-acetyltransferase EpsC, whose protein sequence is MVKFFKTLKYDIDNVLDNDPAARNRIEVLLLYPCIHALIYYRIAHFFYRNRCYFVARFISQFARFLTGIEIHPGAKIGKGLFIDHGMGVVIGETAEVGDNVTLYHGVTLGGTGKDKGKRHPTVGNNVLIGSGAKILGPIYIGSDAKVGANAVVLKEVPDGATVVGIPGKIVHSRTVDNIKKKQ, encoded by the coding sequence ATGGTTAAATTTTTTAAAACTCTTAAGTATGATATAGACAATGTTTTAGATAATGATCCGGCAGCTAGAAATAGAATAGAGGTTTTGTTATTATATCCATGTATTCATGCATTAATATATTATAGAATAGCACATTTTTTTTATAGAAACAGATGTTACTTTGTTGCCAGATTTATATCACAATTTGCAAGATTTTTAACGGGAATAGAAATTCATCCAGGGGCAAAAATAGGAAAAGGATTATTTATAGATCATGGTATGGGAGTTGTAATAGGTGAAACAGCAGAAGTAGGAGATAATGTAACTCTATATCATGGTGTTACTCTTGGGGGAACAGGAAAAGATAAAGGCAAAAGACATCCTACAGTTGGAAATAATGTCCTTATAGGGTCTGGTGCAAAAATACTTGGACCTATATATATTGGAAGTGATGCAAAGGTTGGGGCAAATGCCGTTGTTTTAAAAGAGGTTCCAGATGGAGCAACTGTTGTTGGAATACCTGGCAAAATAGTTCATTCTAGAACCGTAGATAACATCAAGAAAAAACAATAA
- the queG gene encoding tRNA epoxyqueuosine(34) reductase QueG, with translation MNCKKKIIEYCNELGLDLVGFIKCRAFTELKEYYSKRKELGFENEFEENDIDKRINPFIYMEKGKTIISIAFPYLYERINHSKIYFSKYTLGSDYHEVVSSYLQKICEFIETFGGEASYFVDSNCLPERYIAYLSGVGFVGKNNMLITEKYGSYIFLGEIITDLELEEDYPIKKDCGECELCLKACPTGAISNDMNNNSNVCLSYITQKKDIDDYWLSKFKGRMFGCDTCQNVCPYNRDVINSNIQEFKPFDFMKKINSDEILNMSKKDFNSKYKLTSCGWRGKNIIQRNMLINMFYFNDIDIKKVREFSSPYVQSYYNKLLKFLKL, from the coding sequence ATGAATTGTAAGAAAAAAATTATTGAGTACTGTAATGAATTAGGATTGGATTTAGTTGGATTTATTAAATGTAGAGCTTTTACTGAATTAAAAGAATACTATAGTAAAAGAAAAGAACTAGGTTTTGAAAATGAATTTGAAGAAAATGATATTGACAAACGAATAAATCCATTTATTTATATGGAAAAAGGAAAAACAATAATATCTATTGCTTTTCCTTATTTATATGAACGAATTAATCACTCTAAAATTTATTTCTCAAAGTATACTCTAGGTAGTGATTATCATGAAGTTGTTAGTTCATATCTTCAAAAAATATGTGAGTTTATAGAAACTTTTGGTGGAGAGGCTTCTTATTTTGTAGATAGTAATTGTCTTCCAGAAAGATATATTGCTTATTTAAGCGGAGTTGGATTTGTAGGAAAAAATAATATGCTTATTACAGAAAAGTATGGATCATATATTTTCTTAGGAGAAATAATAACTGATTTAGAATTAGAAGAAGATTATCCAATAAAAAAAGATTGTGGAGAATGTGAATTATGTTTAAAAGCCTGTCCAACAGGAGCAATATCTAATGATATGAATAATAATTCTAATGTATGTTTATCTTATATTACTCAAAAAAAAGATATAGATGATTATTGGTTATCTAAATTTAAGGGAAGAATGTTTGGGTGTGATACTTGCCAAAATGTATGTCCATATAATAGAGATGTTATAAATTCTAATATACAAGAATTTAAACCTTTTGATTTTATGAAAAAAATTAATAGTGATGAGATTTTAAATATGAGCAAAAAAGATTTTAATAGTAAATATAAATTAACGTCTTGTGGATGGAGAGGAAAAAACATAATTCAAAGAAATATGTTAATTAATATGTTTTATTTTAATGATATTGATATAAAAAAAGTAAGAGAATTTTCTTCACCATATGTTCAAAGTTATTACAATAAACTTTTGAAATTTTTAAAGTTATGA
- a CDS encoding lysophospholipid acyltransferase family protein has product MISPSMAKLIGLLPSKWVSFLANRALNGYINKYANINVENYENLNNIPTPVIFISNHLSNSDGLILNKILKNFDVTFVAGVKLSDNAFTKLGIDVVKTTPVHPNSPDKEGLKKIISIIKGGNNVLIFPEGTRSRSGKMIKGKKGIILIAKMCKVPIIPIGITGTEKLLPINMEGKMELEKFHNADVNVKIGEMFYLPTKFQEESKKEYDERSMDIIMKNISKLLPDEYKGEYL; this is encoded by the coding sequence ATGATATCTCCATCAATGGCTAAACTTATAGGGTTACTACCTAGCAAATGGGTTAGTTTTTTGGCGAATAGAGCACTTAATGGATACATAAATAAATACGCAAATATCAACGTTGAAAACTATGAAAATTTAAATAATATACCTACTCCAGTAATATTTATATCAAATCATTTAAGTAATTCGGATGGTCTTATTTTAAATAAAATACTTAAAAATTTTGATGTTACATTTGTAGCAGGAGTTAAGCTTAGTGATAATGCTTTTACTAAACTTGGAATTGATGTAGTTAAAACTACACCTGTTCATCCTAATTCTCCAGATAAAGAAGGATTAAAAAAAATTATAAGTATTATTAAGGGTGGAAATAATGTATTAATTTTTCCAGAAGGAACAAGAAGCCGAAGTGGAAAAATGATAAAAGGTAAAAAAGGAATAATATTAATTGCCAAAATGTGCAAAGTACCTATTATACCAATAGGTATTACAGGAACAGAAAAATTACTTCCTATAAATATGGAAGGTAAAATGGAACTTGAGAAATTTCATAATGCAGATGTAAATGTTAAAATAGGAGAAATGTTCTATCTTCCAACTAAATTCCAAGAAGAATCTAAAAAAGAATATGATGAAAGATCAATGGATATAATAATGAAAAACATATCGAAATTATTACCAGATGAATATAAAGGTGAATACTTATAA
- the nth gene encoding endonuclease III, producing the protein MKKHDIEKVIEVLEHNYKGAKCALNFKTPYELLIATMLSAQCTDERVNIVTGELFKEYNSPEKMITLTQEELGQKIKSCGLYKNKSKNILGASYEILNKYNGNIPGSMEQLIQLPGIGRKTANVVLSNAFGIPAIAVDTHVFRVSNRIGIAKGKNVDVVEKELMKNIPEEKWSDTHHYLIWHGRKICKARKPDCEICPVAPYCEYVIL; encoded by the coding sequence ATGAAAAAGCATGATATAGAAAAAGTAATAGAAGTATTAGAACATAATTATAAGGGAGCTAAATGTGCATTGAATTTTAAAACTCCGTATGAATTATTAATAGCTACTATGTTGTCAGCACAATGTACTGATGAAAGAGTAAATATTGTAACGGGAGAATTGTTTAAAGAATATAATTCACCAGAAAAGATGATCACATTAACTCAAGAAGAGTTAGGACAAAAAATAAAAAGTTGTGGATTATATAAAAATAAAAGCAAAAACATATTAGGAGCTTCTTATGAGATTTTAAATAAATATAATGGAAATATTCCAGGTAGTATGGAACAACTAATTCAACTACCGGGAATAGGAAGAAAAACAGCAAATGTAGTTCTTTCAAATGCGTTTGGAATACCAGCTATTGCTGTAGATACTCATGTATTTAGAGTATCTAATAGAATAGGTATAGCCAAAGGTAAAAATGTAGATGTAGTAGAGAAGGAACTTATGAAAAACATACCCGAAGAAAAATGGAGTGACACACATCACTACTTAATATGGCATGGAAGAAAAATATGTAAAGCCAGAAAACCGGATTGTGAGATTTGTCCAGTAGCACCATATTGTGAATACGTTATCTTATAA
- a CDS encoding hybrid sensor histidine kinase/response regulator — protein MTKVLNCPKNTNMIFVTITDITEQKHAKEILKENILELKTLFKALPDTYLKFNRHGTLLSCINHQKDTIHSSQDFVGKNLDDILPYKISLKFKSEIIKSIKTKSLIVFEYKLNVPKKGLNSFEARLIPLSDKEVISIVRNLTQKKRTEEELLKMEKLNSISTLAGGVAHDFNNILTIILGNISMLKTTINSQNKVFKKLTHIEKIILQAKNLTKQLLSLSKGSNPLKKACYINNLIKETTSLSLSGSNVSPKIYIPNDLWPVEVDISQINQVLSNLIINSCQAMPNGGIITIRCRNVTLKENEVVGLSGGNYITISVKDQGHGISEKNLLKVFDPYFTTKETGMGLGLFSAYSIIKKHNGQIIVKSKLGKGTIFQIYLPACDIIPMEIEAPSPKIIHGKSNILVMDDEYEIRRILYSMLMFLGHTVTLSKDGTEAIELYKNALNSENPFDLVIMDLTIPGGMGGEETIKHLLKIDSNVKAIVSSGYSSGGVIGNYKNHGFKGVINKPYTIEELSNELNNVLSSC, from the coding sequence ATGACCAAAGTACTTAATTGCCCTAAAAATACCAACATGATTTTCGTTACTATAACCGATATAACTGAACAAAAACACGCAAAAGAAATATTAAAAGAAAATATTCTAGAATTAAAAACACTTTTTAAAGCTTTGCCCGATACATATTTAAAATTCAATAGACATGGAACTCTACTATCTTGTATTAATCACCAAAAAGACACCATACACTCATCCCAAGACTTTGTTGGTAAAAACTTAGACGATATTCTTCCTTATAAAATTAGCTTAAAATTTAAATCTGAAATAATTAAATCAATAAAAACAAAATCATTAATTGTATTCGAATATAAACTAAATGTCCCTAAAAAAGGTCTAAATTCTTTTGAAGCACGTTTAATTCCCTTATCCGATAAAGAGGTTATTTCTATAGTAAGAAATCTTACTCAAAAAAAACGTACTGAAGAAGAGCTTTTAAAAATGGAAAAACTCAACTCAATAAGTACTTTGGCTGGAGGTGTTGCTCACGATTTTAATAATATATTAACAATAATACTAGGAAATATATCTATGTTAAAAACAACCATTAATTCACAAAATAAAGTTTTTAAAAAATTAACACATATAGAAAAAATCATTCTTCAAGCTAAAAATTTAACCAAACAACTACTTTCTCTTTCTAAAGGAAGCAATCCTTTAAAAAAAGCCTGCTATATAAATAACTTAATAAAAGAAACTACATCATTATCCCTAAGCGGTTCTAATGTTTCACCTAAAATATATATACCAAATGATTTATGGCCTGTTGAAGTAGATATATCCCAAATAAACCAAGTACTAAGTAATCTAATAATTAATTCATGTCAAGCTATGCCTAATGGAGGAATAATAACTATTCGTTGTAGAAATGTAACTCTAAAAGAAAATGAAGTTGTGGGACTTTCGGGTGGTAATTATATAACTATATCAGTTAAAGATCAAGGACATGGTATAAGTGAAAAAAATTTATTAAAAGTTTTCGACCCTTATTTTACTACTAAAGAAACTGGTATGGGTTTAGGTTTATTTTCTGCATACTCTATAATAAAAAAACATAATGGTCAAATAATAGTTAAATCTAAGTTGGGAAAAGGAACTATATTTCAAATCTATCTTCCTGCTTGTGATATTATACCAATGGAAATAGAAGCACCTTCTCCAAAAATAATTCATGGTAAAAGTAACATTTTAGTAATGGATGATGAATATGAAATACGCCGTATCTTATACTCAATGTTAATGTTCCTTGGTCATACTGTTACATTATCAAAAGATGGAACAGAAGCCATTGAACTCTATAAAAATGCTTTAAATTCAGAAAACCCTTTTGACTTAGTAATTATGGACTTAACTATTCCAGGAGGAATGGGTGGTGAGGAAACAATAAAACATCTTTTAAAAATTGACTCTAATGTAAAAGCTATTGTATCTAGTGGATATTCTTCTGGCGGTGTTATTGGTAATTATAAAAACCATGGATTTAAAGGCGTTATTAATAAACCTTATACAATAGAAGAACTTAGTAATGAGCTTAATAACGTTTTAAGCAGTTGTTAA